The Algoriphagus halophilus genome window below encodes:
- the thrC gene encoding threonine synthase — protein MKFYSTNNPQHQVSLAKAVIKGLAPDQGLYMPEKIPTLSKDFIANISGLSFQEVGYQVMGALFSEDLTKEEIKDLVDHTIVFDAPIVQVEEGIYSLELFHGPTLAFKDFGARFCSKLMSMLLTGSDKKVRVLVATSGDTGSAVANGFLGVEGVEVIILFPKGKVSELQEKQFTTLGKNIKALEVEGVFDDCQKMVKEAFLDKELNEKLLLTSANSINIARWIPQALYYFYAYSRLPKTNEKVVFSVPSGNFGNIAAGILAQRMGLPIDMFVAATNVNKVVPDYLRGNPFEAMASIPTISNSMDVGNPSNFPRLLVLYGNNEEILKEQVKGYFYTDEETVEVMRKVKSLGYTLDPHGAVGYKGLKDFMAENPGYQGVFLETAHPGKFRDVVEEALEESLVLPERLAAFMTGQKKVEPLENDFQEFKKYLMSLD, from the coding sequence ATGAAATTTTATAGTACAAACAATCCACAGCATCAAGTGAGCCTGGCAAAGGCAGTGATCAAAGGTCTTGCTCCTGACCAAGGCTTGTACATGCCCGAAAAAATCCCTACGCTTTCCAAGGATTTCATAGCAAATATTTCAGGCTTGAGTTTCCAAGAGGTCGGCTATCAGGTGATGGGAGCTTTGTTTTCTGAAGATTTGACGAAAGAAGAAATTAAAGACTTGGTGGATCATACCATAGTTTTTGATGCTCCTATCGTCCAAGTAGAGGAGGGGATATATAGTTTGGAATTGTTTCATGGACCAACTTTGGCTTTCAAAGACTTTGGGGCAAGATTTTGCTCTAAGTTGATGAGTATGCTTTTGACAGGCTCAGATAAAAAAGTTCGTGTGTTAGTAGCGACTTCTGGAGATACCGGGAGTGCTGTAGCCAATGGGTTCTTAGGAGTGGAGGGAGTTGAGGTCATTATTTTATTTCCAAAAGGGAAGGTAAGTGAATTACAGGAGAAGCAGTTTACGACCCTTGGAAAGAATATTAAGGCATTAGAAGTAGAAGGTGTATTTGACGATTGTCAGAAGATGGTCAAAGAGGCGTTTCTAGATAAAGAATTGAATGAGAAACTATTGTTGACCTCAGCAAATTCAATCAATATAGCTCGTTGGATTCCGCAGGCATTGTATTATTTCTATGCTTATTCTAGACTACCTAAAACAAATGAAAAAGTAGTTTTCTCCGTTCCAAGTGGGAATTTCGGAAATATTGCTGCGGGCATTTTAGCTCAGAGAATGGGCTTGCCAATAGATATGTTTGTTGCTGCGACCAATGTCAATAAAGTGGTTCCTGACTATTTGAGAGGTAACCCATTTGAGGCTATGGCTTCCATTCCTACCATCAGCAATAGCATGGATGTGGGCAACCCGAGTAACTTCCCAAGATTATTGGTCCTTTACGGGAATAATGAAGAAATCCTGAAAGAACAAGTAAAGGGTTATTTCTATACCGATGAAGAAACAGTAGAGGTGATGAGAAAAGTAAAATCCCTAGGATACACCTTGGACCCACATGGTGCGGTGGGTTATAAGGGGTTAAAAGATTTTATGGCTGAAAATCCAGGCTACCAAGGCGTGTTTTTGGAGACCGCTCATCCTGGTAAATTCAGGGATGTAGTGGAAGAGGCATTAGAAGAGTCCCTGGTGTTGCCCGAGCGACTAGCAGCTTTTATGACTGGCCAAAAGAAGGTGGAGCCTTTGGAAAATGACTTTCAAGAATTTAAAAAGTATCTAATGAGCCTAGATTAA
- a CDS encoding homoserine kinase, with product MRSVKAFAPATVANVSCGFDILGFPIDAMGDYVEVTRRDRPGLRVVSIEDDGGKLPWEVEKNTCAVAIQAMLESYGKQVGMDIALRKGLPLGSGMGSSAASAVAALVAANRLLGDPFERKDLLPFAIVAEKAACGAGHADNVAPSLLGGFVLIRDYHPLDVIKLHVPKGLYCTLLHPHFELNTSDSRSVLRDSIPLKHSTIQSGNVAGFVSGLYQEDFELISRSMRDVIAEPYRAVLIPGFYEVRESLKAAGALGMGISGSGPTLFALSKGSEQTAAMAKAAEEIYEGIGLGVDVYFSAINTVGAYVLEEKN from the coding sequence ATGCGGTCTGTAAAAGCTTTCGCTCCAGCTACGGTAGCTAATGTTTCCTGTGGCTTTGATATTTTGGGTTTTCCAATCGATGCCATGGGAGATTATGTTGAAGTAACTCGTAGAGATCGTCCCGGTCTAAGAGTGGTTTCTATTGAGGATGATGGAGGGAAACTTCCTTGGGAAGTAGAAAAAAATACCTGCGCAGTGGCTATCCAAGCAATGCTAGAAAGCTACGGAAAGCAAGTTGGAATGGATATCGCGTTGAGGAAAGGACTTCCATTAGGCTCCGGAATGGGCTCCAGTGCAGCGAGTGCAGTGGCAGCTTTAGTGGCGGCCAATCGACTTTTGGGTGATCCTTTTGAACGTAAAGATTTATTGCCCTTTGCTATTGTGGCTGAAAAAGCTGCATGTGGTGCAGGGCATGCAGATAATGTTGCGCCAAGTTTATTGGGAGGATTTGTATTGATCCGAGATTACCATCCTTTAGATGTTATAAAATTACATGTACCTAAAGGATTGTATTGTACCTTACTACATCCCCATTTTGAGTTGAATACTTCTGATTCAAGAAGTGTTTTAAGAGATTCTATTCCCTTAAAGCATTCAACTATCCAATCAGGAAATGTTGCTGGGTTTGTTTCGGGATTATACCAAGAAGATTTTGAATTAATATCCAGATCTATGCGGGACGTGATTGCTGAACCTTACAGGGCCGTATTGATTCCGGGATTTTATGAAGTTAGAGAATCCTTGAAAGCGGCAGGAGCTCTTGGGATGGGGATTTCCGGTTCGGGACCTACTCTTTTTGCTTTGTCAAAAGGGTCAGAACAAACCGCTGCCATGGCCAAAGCCGCAGAAGAAATTTATGAAGGAATAGGTCTAGGCGTGGATGTGTATTTTTCTGCCATCAATACAGTAGGGGCCTATGTGCTCGAAGAAAAGAATTAA
- the thrA gene encoding bifunctional aspartate kinase/homoserine dehydrogenase I, whose translation MKVIKFGGSSVANPENIQKVFSIIQEKLKKHEIAIVFSAFGGVTESLLKISQMAREGDQAYRDMLQSLEEKHLDMVRQLISVQNQSTVMTYVKVRFKELEDLFHGTFLIKENSPRTLDYVASFGERLSAFILSESLAGKGLKTQFLDAREVIRTNDRFGQAKVDFETTNALIRSYFGKNDGIKVITGFIASTSKGETTTLGRSGSDYTASIFAGALEAEDLEIWTDVSGVLTSDPRLVYTAFTVPQLSYNEAMELSHFGAKVIFPATMQPAMKRNIPIYIKNTFEPENPGTKINSEVTKEALIKGVSSMSNISIVTVQGAGLIESVSGTSRVFKALADAEVNIVLISQASSEHSICLAIKTDEAYLAKEAVEKEFHYEIKSGEMEEVNLLHGFSTVAVVGENMKHNPGASGRMFRALGRNNINVAAIAQGSSELNISAVIPQADLQKALNALHEAFFLSENKVLHVFLIGTGLIGQALIRMIASQQEKLQQDSMLDIQIHGLANSRYMAFHEDGFDLKNPYQLSESDEKMDLNKFIETMEHMNFSNSVMVDCTASLEVANTYSRILEAKIGIVTPNKKANSGSMDQYLALKKIAKKRGVKFLYETNVAAGLPVINTLQDLMLSGDRVIRIEAVLSGSMNFIFSEFEKGASFSEVVRIAKDKGYTEPDPRDDLSGMDVARKILILGREAEQTLEFDAVKVEGMVPDDCVVTASVEEFFERLKAHDQEFEKVRKSAQEKGEKLRFMATLENGAAKVGLNSLKVDHPFSSLQGSDNMILLTTERYHDFPMIIRGPGAGADVTAAGVFADVIRIGNYTRE comes from the coding sequence ATGAAAGTCATCAAGTTTGGTGGTTCATCCGTAGCGAACCCCGAAAACATCCAGAAAGTATTTTCCATTATTCAGGAAAAGCTCAAGAAACATGAAATAGCCATTGTTTTTTCTGCATTTGGTGGTGTCACGGAGAGTCTGTTGAAGATTTCCCAAATGGCTCGAGAAGGAGATCAAGCTTACAGGGATATGCTTCAAAGTTTAGAAGAGAAGCACTTGGATATGGTAAGGCAGCTTATTTCTGTCCAAAATCAGTCCACCGTCATGACCTATGTGAAAGTTCGATTCAAAGAGCTGGAAGATTTGTTTCATGGTACCTTCTTGATCAAAGAAAATTCTCCTAGAACATTGGATTATGTAGCCAGTTTTGGAGAGCGATTATCTGCTTTTATTTTATCAGAGTCATTAGCAGGTAAAGGGTTGAAAACTCAGTTTTTAGATGCCAGAGAAGTAATTAGAACCAATGATCGATTTGGTCAGGCAAAGGTCGATTTTGAAACTACCAACGCCTTGATTAGAAGTTATTTTGGGAAAAATGATGGAATAAAAGTAATTACTGGCTTTATCGCCTCTACCTCAAAAGGCGAGACTACTACCTTAGGAAGGTCTGGTTCAGATTATACTGCTTCTATTTTTGCAGGTGCTTTAGAAGCTGAAGATTTAGAAATATGGACTGATGTTTCAGGGGTATTGACCTCTGATCCCCGATTGGTTTATACAGCGTTTACTGTTCCTCAATTGAGCTACAATGAGGCGATGGAACTCTCGCATTTTGGAGCAAAAGTAATATTCCCGGCTACCATGCAACCTGCCATGAAGCGGAATATTCCCATCTATATCAAAAACACCTTTGAACCTGAAAATCCAGGTACCAAAATCAATAGCGAGGTAACCAAAGAGGCTTTGATCAAGGGAGTGAGCTCCATGTCCAACATTTCTATTGTGACTGTACAGGGAGCAGGATTAATTGAGTCAGTTTCTGGAACCAGTAGAGTTTTTAAAGCTTTGGCAGATGCAGAGGTAAATATCGTATTGATTTCGCAAGCATCTTCTGAACACAGCATCTGTTTGGCCATCAAAACTGACGAGGCCTATTTGGCAAAAGAGGCAGTGGAAAAGGAGTTTCACTATGAGATAAAGTCTGGTGAAATGGAAGAAGTCAACTTACTGCACGGTTTCTCAACAGTAGCGGTAGTAGGTGAAAATATGAAACATAACCCAGGTGCTTCGGGAAGAATGTTCCGTGCATTGGGTCGTAATAACATTAACGTAGCGGCAATTGCTCAGGGAAGTTCTGAATTGAATATCTCTGCGGTAATTCCTCAGGCGGATTTACAGAAAGCGTTGAACGCATTACATGAGGCATTCTTCCTTTCTGAAAATAAGGTGCTGCACGTGTTCTTGATAGGGACTGGTTTGATTGGGCAGGCATTGATCAGAATGATCGCCTCCCAGCAGGAAAAGCTTCAGCAGGACAGTATGCTGGATATCCAAATCCACGGGTTGGCCAATAGCCGGTATATGGCTTTCCATGAAGATGGCTTTGATTTGAAAAACCCTTACCAGCTGAGCGAAAGTGACGAAAAGATGGATTTGAATAAATTCATCGAAACGATGGAACACATGAACTTCTCCAATTCAGTGATGGTGGATTGTACTGCATCTTTGGAAGTGGCCAATACCTATTCTAGAATTTTGGAAGCTAAAATTGGAATCGTCACTCCAAACAAAAAAGCCAATTCGGGATCCATGGATCAGTATTTGGCCTTGAAAAAAATCGCCAAGAAGCGAGGTGTGAAATTCCTTTATGAGACCAATGTGGCAGCAGGTCTTCCCGTAATCAATACGCTTCAAGACTTAATGCTTTCTGGTGACCGTGTCATCAGAATCGAGGCAGTATTGAGTGGGTCTATGAATTTTATTTTCTCCGAATTTGAAAAAGGAGCATCTTTTTCCGAGGTAGTAAGAATAGCAAAGGATAAAGGATACACAGAGCCAGATCCTAGAGATGATTTGAGTGGTATGGATGTAGCACGTAAAATTTTGATCTTGGGTAGAGAAGCTGAGCAAACGTTAGAATTTGATGCAGTGAAAGTAGAGGGGATGGTGCCAGACGATTGTGTGGTTACAGCTTCTGTGGAGGAGTTTTTTGAAAGGTTAAAAGCGCATGACCAGGAATTTGAAAAGGTTAGAAAATCAGCTCAAGAAAAAGGGGAGAAACTAAGATTCATGGCAACTCTTGAAAATGGCGCTGCCAAAGTCGGATTAAATTCCTTAAAGGTGGATCATCCATTTAGCAGTCTGCAGGGAAGTGACAATATGATTTTGTTGACTACCGAAAGGTACCATGATTTCCCAATGATCATCAGAGGTCCAGGAGCTGGTGCGGATGTTACTGCAGCAGGAGTATTTGCAGATGTAATTCGAATCGGTAACTATACTCGAGAATGA
- a CDS encoding META domain-containing protein, translating into MKAFKLFPIFLLVFLLVECKTIQKTAMDQLGNVTWILQELNGNSAISELFPESIPTLNFNDTGTLSGFTGCNNFSGIYSLEDSDLKLDPGAMTRKACPDVKEDEFLQALGMVHSFELNQNKLILKGPAGDLMTFIPQN; encoded by the coding sequence ATGAAGGCTTTTAAACTATTCCCCATTTTTTTGTTGGTGTTTCTCCTGGTTGAATGTAAGACAATCCAAAAAACAGCCATGGACCAGTTAGGAAATGTCACGTGGATACTTCAGGAGTTAAATGGAAATTCGGCTATTTCAGAATTGTTCCCAGAAAGCATACCAACTTTGAATTTCAATGATACCGGTACACTTAGTGGATTCACAGGCTGTAATAACTTTTCTGGAATCTATAGCTTGGAAGATTCGGACTTAAAACTAGATCCAGGAGCAATGACCAGAAAAGCTTGTCCCGATGTGAAAGAAGATGAGTTTCTGCAAGCCTTAGGAATGGTACATTCCTTTGAGTTGAATCAAAATAAACTAATATTAAAAGGGCCAGCAGGTGATTTGATGACGTTTATTCCTCAAAATTAA
- a CDS encoding nuclear transport factor 2 family protein produces MKTKLLLSICLLMSVTFLSKAQSEEEAVKEVIISMFDGMRAKNAEQIISAFSEDAIMQTIQNKPEGTVIGNNTVAEFANSIASVPAETYLDERLTDFVIKVDANMATAWTPYQFYVNEKFSHCGVNSFQLVKFEGEWKIVYIIDTRRKEACVE; encoded by the coding sequence ATGAAAACAAAGCTACTTTTAAGTATTTGTCTGCTGATGTCTGTTACATTCTTGTCCAAGGCACAATCGGAAGAAGAGGCAGTTAAGGAAGTAATCATCTCTATGTTTGATGGAATGCGTGCTAAAAATGCCGAGCAGATTATTTCGGCTTTTTCAGAAGATGCGATTATGCAGACCATCCAAAATAAACCGGAAGGTACAGTGATTGGAAATAACACCGTAGCTGAATTTGCTAACAGTATAGCTTCAGTTCCGGCTGAAACCTATTTGGATGAAAGATTGACGGATTTCGTCATCAAGGTAGATGCAAACATGGCAACGGCATGGACTCCCTATCAGTTTTATGTCAATGAGAAATTCAGCCACTGTGGAGTGAATTCATTCCAATTGGTCAAATTTGAAGGGGAATGGAAGATCGTCTACATCATCGATACAAGGAGGAAAGAAGCCTGTGTAGAATAA
- a CDS encoding SDR family NAD(P)-dependent oxidoreductase, whose product MSRNIIITGASGNLGSAVVEKFKREGYHIITLTHPSKDEFIEEADDSYEVDVTNEEEVQAFVAEFQLQYGELDALALLVGGFSMGGFDKTSQEDIQKMFQLNFFSAFHLVKGFLPIMKKQQKGTFLFVGARPALELSSAPDMLAYSLSKRLVITLTEILGEEIKDSPIRSHVFVPSIIDTPVNRESMPDADFTKWVRPDEIAEAMHYAVNTSALRNMTFKLYGEV is encoded by the coding sequence ATGAGCAGAAATATAATAATTACAGGCGCAAGCGGGAATCTAGGTTCTGCAGTGGTCGAAAAATTTAAAAGAGAAGGATACCATATCATTACTTTGACTCATCCCAGTAAAGATGAATTTATCGAAGAAGCAGACGATAGCTACGAGGTAGATGTCACTAATGAAGAAGAAGTACAGGCATTTGTAGCTGAATTTCAACTTCAGTATGGAGAATTGGATGCATTGGCCTTATTGGTAGGGGGATTTTCTATGGGAGGGTTTGATAAAACCAGTCAGGAAGATATCCAGAAGATGTTCCAACTGAATTTTTTCTCTGCATTCCATCTGGTCAAAGGGTTTTTACCAATTATGAAAAAACAGCAGAAAGGCACGTTTTTGTTTGTTGGAGCTCGACCTGCTTTAGAGCTATCTTCTGCCCCAGATATGCTAGCTTATTCATTGAGCAAAAGACTAGTGATCACCCTTACGGAAATTCTTGGTGAGGAAATTAAAGATTCACCTATTCGTTCACACGTATTTGTTCCAAGCATCATTGATACTCCTGTGAATAGAGAGTCTATGCCTGATGCCGATTTTACAAAATGGGTACGTCCCGATGAAATTGCGGAAGCCATGCATTATGCAGTAAACACATCTGCTTTACGAAATATGACCTTTAAGCTTTACGGAGAAGTTTAA
- a CDS encoding mechanosensitive ion channel family protein produces the protein MNQLKTSIQSKENVKRRNFVLKLLLLISLDYIYVGNTVLRPFLDNYPAINNLIRASVFLLSGNLIISLGRFAALRFYLKKTKDEKVQPNFVIGIGRITWILNVIILLISLMLALGIRPLEFLTSITIVAAAIAVLTKDYITNIANGLIIMFSDQLEIGDKIQIGKNTGFIRDITLINLVLKNETGETIIVPNSMVLASEIVNFSRNNAHQLVFDFEVSTKSDLPLDEIERRLIDKLGLYSDYIYLKGAQLSVLERKSEYQLIRFQFPIKTGEKEVESKVRKTINQAIINLFHEEREA, from the coding sequence ATGAATCAACTAAAAACAAGCATTCAAAGTAAGGAGAACGTAAAAAGGCGAAATTTTGTCTTGAAGCTTTTATTACTTATCTCACTTGACTATATCTACGTGGGCAACACGGTGTTACGTCCATTCCTAGATAATTACCCAGCCATCAATAATCTGATTCGAGCGAGTGTTTTTTTACTTAGCGGGAATTTGATCATTTCTCTTGGACGATTTGCAGCATTACGTTTTTACTTAAAAAAAACCAAGGATGAAAAAGTACAACCCAACTTTGTAATTGGAATCGGAAGAATCACCTGGATTCTCAATGTGATCATTCTACTGATTTCACTGATGCTTGCTTTGGGAATTCGGCCCTTGGAATTTTTAACGAGCATAACCATTGTGGCGGCCGCCATCGCAGTGCTCACCAAGGATTACATTACCAATATTGCAAATGGCCTCATCATCATGTTCTCGGATCAGTTGGAGATTGGAGACAAAATCCAAATTGGGAAAAACACGGGTTTCATAAGAGACATCACACTGATCAACCTAGTCCTTAAAAATGAAACTGGAGAAACGATCATAGTACCGAATTCCATGGTTTTGGCTTCAGAGATTGTCAACTTTAGTAGAAATAACGCGCATCAACTGGTTTTTGATTTTGAAGTGTCCACTAAATCAGACCTTCCTTTAGATGAGATTGAACGGCGATTAATTGACAAGTTGGGGCTTTATTCCGATTATATTTACCTCAAAGGGGCTCAATTAAGTGTTTTGGAGAGGAAATCAGAATACCAGCTTATCCGATTTCAATTCCCCATCAAAACAGGAGAAAAGGAAGTTGAATCAAAAGTTAGAAAAACGATCAATCAAGCGATTATAAATTTATTTCATGAAGAACGAGAAGCCTAA
- a CDS encoding MGMT family protein codes for MKNEKPNYFDLVYQVVREIPEGRATSYGTIAHYLGLKSGARMVGYAMNAAHSLPDVPAHRVVNRIGMLTGKHHFSTPTAMQEALEKEGVIVENDKIKNFDQVFWDPEKELLI; via the coding sequence ATGAAGAACGAGAAGCCTAATTATTTTGATTTGGTATACCAGGTGGTTCGGGAAATTCCCGAAGGTAGAGCTACCAGTTATGGTACCATAGCCCATTATTTAGGGTTGAAAAGTGGAGCAAGAATGGTGGGATACGCTATGAATGCAGCCCATTCATTACCTGATGTTCCTGCTCACCGGGTTGTAAATAGGATAGGCATGTTGACAGGTAAACACCATTTCTCTACCCCAACAGCCATGCAAGAAGCTTTAGAAAAAGAGGGAGTGATCGTTGAAAATGATAAAATCAAGAATTTTGACCAAGTGTTTTGGGATCCAGAAAAGGAACTTTTAATCTGA
- a CDS encoding sodium:solute symporter produces MNSQVVLVVISCYFLLLFLISWFTSRKITADTFFTGDRQSPWFLVAFGMIGASLSGVTFISVPGEVGNSNFFYFEVVLGYTLGYFTIAKVLLPLYYRLNLVSIYSYLEDRFGFWSYKTGAFFFILSRTVGSSLRVFLVASVLQLILFDSLGIPFWVSVLITVGLIWLYTFRGGIKTVVWTDTLQTFFMLAAVVVSIVLIGNELELSGISEYFKVISEDSRSTIFNWNWKDGTNFFKQFISGAFITIVMTGLDQDMMQKNLTCKNIGDAQKNMFWFTICLVIVNLLFLGLGVMLYLFAETKGITLPARTDELFPLLATQYFTPFAGIVFVLGITAAAYSSADSTLTALTTSFCVDFLELEKKYPKEKQVRVRQKVHIIFTFVMYFVILAFYWINDQSVINSVFVIAGYTYGPLLGLYSFGLFTKMQVNDKWVPYIAVAAPTLTYLIASNSEKLLWGYKFGFEALILNGLLMFLGLWWVRKK; encoded by the coding sequence ATGAATTCACAGGTAGTTCTAGTCGTTATTTCCTGCTATTTTTTACTGCTTTTTTTGATTTCCTGGTTTACTTCCCGCAAAATCACTGCCGACACCTTCTTTACAGGAGATCGACAATCTCCATGGTTTTTGGTTGCTTTTGGGATGATTGGAGCCTCCCTCTCTGGAGTGACATTTATCTCTGTGCCAGGAGAGGTAGGTAATTCTAACTTCTTTTATTTCGAAGTTGTTTTGGGTTATACGCTTGGATATTTCACGATTGCCAAGGTGCTCTTACCTCTTTATTATCGCTTAAATCTCGTTTCAATATACTCATATTTAGAGGATAGGTTTGGTTTTTGGTCTTATAAAACGGGAGCCTTTTTCTTTATCCTTTCCAGAACAGTAGGCTCTTCTTTGCGTGTGTTTTTGGTTGCCTCCGTACTGCAATTGATTTTATTCGATTCTTTGGGAATACCGTTTTGGGTTTCCGTATTGATTACCGTTGGATTAATTTGGCTGTATACCTTCCGAGGGGGAATCAAAACGGTCGTTTGGACGGATACGCTTCAGACATTTTTTATGCTGGCAGCAGTAGTGGTCAGTATTGTTTTGATTGGGAATGAGTTAGAACTATCAGGGATTTCCGAATATTTCAAAGTGATATCAGAAGATTCCCGCTCGACTATTTTCAATTGGAACTGGAAAGATGGTACCAATTTCTTCAAACAGTTTATTTCAGGAGCTTTCATAACCATTGTCATGACCGGGTTGGATCAGGATATGATGCAAAAGAATTTGACCTGTAAAAACATTGGAGATGCGCAAAAGAACATGTTTTGGTTTACCATCTGTTTAGTGATTGTGAACTTGCTATTCTTAGGGTTGGGAGTCATGTTATATCTCTTTGCGGAAACAAAAGGGATTACGTTGCCTGCAAGGACAGACGAATTATTTCCTTTGTTAGCTACTCAATATTTTACTCCATTTGCAGGAATAGTTTTCGTATTGGGGATAACGGCGGCGGCCTATTCCAGTGCCGATTCTACCTTAACCGCATTGACCACTTCATTTTGTGTGGACTTTCTTGAGTTGGAGAAAAAGTATCCAAAAGAAAAACAGGTAAGGGTAAGACAGAAAGTACATATTATATTCACATTTGTAATGTACTTCGTGATTCTTGCTTTCTATTGGATCAATGATCAAAGCGTCATTAATTCGGTGTTTGTGATAGCAGGTTATACTTACGGTCCTTTGTTGGGCCTCTATTCTTTTGGCTTATTTACAAAGATGCAGGTGAATGATAAATGGGTGCCTTATATTGCAGTAGCGGCTCCTACTTTAACATATCTTATTGCGTCCAATTCAGAAAAATTACTCTGGGGATATAAGTTTGGTTTTGAAGCCCTGATACTAAATGGCTTGCTGATGTTTTTAGGCCTTTGGTGGGTTCGTAAAAAATGA
- a CDS encoding ATP-dependent Clp protease adaptor ClpS, translating into MNRLNMTYQFEEETDVLLEEAVDLDSSDLIVYNDDVNTFDHVANILVKVCKHSPEQAEQCTLIIHFKGKCAVKKGSVEELKPMCEAILDAGIQAAIV; encoded by the coding sequence ATGAATCGATTGAACATGACTTATCAATTTGAGGAAGAGACCGATGTATTGTTGGAGGAAGCGGTAGATTTAGATTCTTCGGACCTCATCGTTTATAACGACGATGTCAACACATTCGACCATGTAGCTAACATTCTGGTAAAAGTTTGCAAGCATAGCCCAGAGCAGGCCGAGCAATGTACTTTGATCATCCATTTCAAAGGAAAATGTGCGGTAAAAAAAGGAAGTGTAGAAGAGCTTAAGCCGATGTGCGAGGCTATTTTAGACGCTGGAATCCAAGCTGCAATCGTATAA
- the recR gene encoding recombination mediator RecR, whose product MNIPSKLIEDAVTEISRLPGIGKKTALRLALHLLKQNEVHTEALTLALTRMRQEVQYCKKCHNISDGEICQICASMRRDKTVICVVEDIRDVLAIENTNQYQGTYHVLGGVISPIQGIGPEELTIESLLERVSLSQEDEEEPIQEIILALSATMEGDTTSFYLAKRLKEKGIKVSTIARGIPVGGELEYTDEVTLGRSIMTRINYSTE is encoded by the coding sequence GTGAATATCCCTTCCAAATTAATTGAAGATGCTGTCACAGAAATTTCCAGATTACCTGGAATAGGGAAAAAGACAGCATTACGATTGGCCCTACATTTATTAAAACAAAATGAGGTTCATACTGAAGCCCTGACGCTCGCTTTAACAAGAATGAGGCAGGAAGTTCAGTATTGTAAAAAATGTCATAACATCTCAGACGGAGAAATCTGCCAGATATGTGCCAGCATGCGCAGAGACAAAACAGTTATCTGTGTAGTAGAAGATATTAGAGATGTTTTAGCGATAGAAAACACCAACCAGTATCAAGGAACCTATCACGTTTTAGGAGGAGTCATTTCTCCAATTCAAGGAATTGGTCCTGAAGAGTTGACTATTGAATCTCTATTGGAACGAGTTTCTTTATCTCAAGAAGACGAGGAAGAACCCATCCAGGAAATCATTTTAGCACTTAGCGCTACTATGGAAGGGGATACTACCTCCTTTTATTTGGCCAAAAGACTAAAAGAAAAAGGGATTAAAGTAAGTACCATCGCAAGAGGGATCCCTGTTGGGGGTGAACTCGAATATACCGATGAAGTAACCTTAGGAAGAAGTATTATGACCAGAATTAATTACTCGACCGAGTAA